A single window of Granulibacter bethesdensis DNA harbors:
- a CDS encoding NAD(P)/FAD-dependent oxidoreductase, translating to MLRLTELRLPLDHGPAALDEAVIARLGITPDALLSSTVFRRGYDARRRSSIALIYTVDVAVKDEQAVLARCAADHRVMPAPDTGYRFVAQAPQSLPSRPVVIGAGPCGLMAALVLAQTGFRPIILERGKSVRPRTRDTWGLWRRGELDPGSNVQFGEGGAGTFSDGKLYSQIRDPHFYGRKVLTEFVAAGAPEEILTISKPHIGTFRLVTMVERIRASIEALGGEYRFETQVTDLDIEGLADGRQQVRGVVLNNGERIATDHVILAVGHSARDTFGMLHARGVYMEAKPLSIGVRIEHPQALIDRNRFGDFSRHPLLGAADYKLVHHASNGRDVYSFCMCPGGTVVAATSEPGHVVTNGMSQYLRAERNANAGIVVGITPEDFPGDATMDPLAGIAFQRHWERRAFEAGGGGYRAPAQTVGDFLAGRPSISLGSVPPSYRPGVTPTDLSTCLPDFAVAAIREALPAFDKRIKGFAMEDAVMTAVETRTSSPVRVRRDGTGQSLNTTGLFPAGEGAGYAGGILSAGVDGIRIAEAVSLSITGSATPLSREPGGEAITVYG from the coding sequence ATGTTACGCCTGACTGAACTGAGACTCCCCCTCGATCATGGCCCGGCTGCGTTGGATGAGGCGGTGATCGCCCGGCTGGGCATTACGCCGGATGCGCTGTTGAGCAGCACGGTGTTCCGTCGCGGCTATGATGCGCGCAGGCGTTCCTCCATCGCCCTGATCTACACGGTGGATGTGGCGGTGAAGGACGAGCAGGCAGTATTGGCGCGGTGTGCGGCGGATCACCGTGTGATGCCTGCCCCCGATACCGGCTATCGCTTTGTGGCGCAGGCTCCGCAGAGTCTTCCCTCCAGACCTGTGGTGATCGGGGCTGGTCCATGCGGGCTGATGGCCGCGCTGGTGTTGGCGCAGACCGGCTTTCGTCCGATCATTCTGGAGCGTGGCAAGTCAGTGCGGCCTCGCACCAGGGATACCTGGGGGTTGTGGCGGCGTGGGGAGCTTGATCCCGGCTCTAACGTGCAGTTCGGTGAAGGCGGGGCGGGGACTTTCTCGGATGGAAAGCTCTACAGCCAGATCCGGGATCCGCATTTCTATGGCCGCAAGGTGCTGACGGAGTTCGTTGCGGCAGGTGCGCCTGAGGAAATCCTGACCATCAGCAAACCCCATATTGGCACGTTTCGTCTGGTGACGATGGTGGAACGTATCCGGGCCAGTATCGAGGCGCTGGGAGGGGAATACCGCTTTGAGACGCAGGTCACCGATCTTGATATCGAGGGTTTGGCGGATGGTCGTCAGCAGGTGCGGGGCGTGGTGCTGAATAATGGAGAGCGCATCGCCACCGATCACGTCATTCTCGCAGTAGGCCATAGTGCTCGCGATACGTTCGGGATGCTGCATGCGCGGGGCGTCTATATGGAGGCCAAGCCGCTTTCGATCGGTGTGCGGATCGAGCATCCGCAGGCTCTGATTGACCGCAACCGTTTCGGGGATTTTTCGCGTCATCCTTTGCTGGGCGCGGCAGATTACAAGCTGGTCCATCATGCCTCCAACGGCCGGGATGTATACAGCTTCTGCATGTGTCCGGGGGGAACGGTGGTGGCGGCGACCTCCGAGCCCGGGCATGTCGTCACCAATGGCATGAGCCAGTATCTACGTGCCGAGCGCAACGCCAATGCCGGGATCGTAGTCGGGATCACGCCGGAGGATTTTCCGGGGGATGCCACGATGGACCCGCTGGCGGGCATCGCCTTCCAGCGCCATTGGGAGCGCCGTGCGTTCGAGGCCGGGGGCGGTGGCTATAGAGCGCCGGCACAGACAGTGGGGGATTTTCTGGCCGGCCGGCCGTCTATCTCGCTGGGCAGCGTACCGCCTTCCTACCGTCCCGGTGTAACGCCGACGGATCTGTCTACCTGTCTGCCGGATTTCGCCGTTGCGGCGATCAGGGAGGCACTGCCCGCTTTTGACAAACGCATCAAGGGCTTCGCAATGGAGGATGCGGTGATGACGGCGGTGGAAACCCGAACTTCCTCCCCCGTGCGGGTCCGGCGCGATGGAACAGGGCAGAGCCTGAATACGACGGGGCTGTTTCCGGCCGGGGAAGGGGCGGGGTATGCGGGCGGGATTCTCTCCGCCGGGGTGGACGGTATTCGCATTGCCGAGGCCGTTTCTCTCAGCATCACCGGCAGCGCCACCCCCCTTAGCCGGGAGCCAGGGGGAGAGGCGATAACGGTCTACGGCTAA
- a CDS encoding EcsC family protein, giving the protein MTESSHSRDSAGALTPASLSLTPADAATLEEAVRALHDSRGLLVRGADLVAGLIGQAATFGINRLSLTRRYAEKIQGLAEAALRRAFDVAILGIDHGSRLSSAGGARFVAATSGALGGLAGMAGFLPDATATTLLIMRNIATIAREEGEDLSQAEAREACLQVFAFGGPALGRLGTLSEEADTGYWSARLFLQGRPLVMLFSEVASRYGVRIGEKFAMQAIPLIGAAGGALVNTVFLDHYRRLAKVHFTIRRLERQYGTVAVQSLARTISDRIRYGNALPEDASAAA; this is encoded by the coding sequence ATGACCGAAAGCAGCCACAGCCGGGATTCAGCCGGTGCCCTGACTCCCGCCAGTCTCAGCCTGACCCCCGCCGATGCCGCAACGCTGGAAGAAGCAGTCCGCGCCCTGCATGACAGCCGCGGCCTGCTGGTGCGTGGGGCCGATCTGGTGGCAGGGCTGATCGGTCAGGCAGCGACCTTTGGTATCAACCGCCTGTCGCTGACGCGGCGCTATGCCGAAAAAATCCAGGGTCTGGCAGAGGCTGCCCTGCGGCGTGCTTTTGATGTGGCCATTCTGGGGATCGACCACGGCAGCCGCCTGTCCAGCGCAGGCGGTGCACGTTTTGTCGCCGCGACCAGCGGCGCGCTGGGTGGACTGGCAGGTATGGCCGGTTTTCTGCCCGATGCAACCGCGACGACCCTCCTGATCATGCGCAACATCGCCACCATCGCGCGGGAAGAAGGGGAAGATCTCAGCCAGGCGGAGGCACGGGAGGCATGCCTTCAGGTATTTGCGTTCGGCGGGCCAGCGCTGGGAAGGCTTGGGACGCTGTCAGAGGAAGCCGATACCGGATACTGGTCTGCACGCCTGTTCTTGCAGGGCCGTCCGCTGGTCATGCTGTTTTCAGAGGTCGCCAGCCGTTATGGCGTGCGGATCGGGGAAAAATTCGCCATGCAGGCCATACCGCTGATCGGGGCCGCTGGCGGAGCATTGGTGAATACCGTGTTTCTGGATCATTATCGCAGGCTGGCAAAAGTGCATTTCACCATTCGCCGTCTGGAGCGGCAATACGGTACTGTGGCGGTGCAGAGTCTCGCTCGCACGATTTCCGACCGTATCCGCTATGGCAATGCCCTGCCAGAGGATGCCTCCGCGGCTGCCTGA
- a CDS encoding mechanosensitive ion channel domain-containing protein, translating to MSQKRHGLIWLLPVLLMMLVMWPACLRAEDAASPHPAASSLTPDQTKAALEVLGDARKRDELIRILQTLPTDRADKASSSDRAQSTKAADDKAVQADTAAATTTPPEQTKKDAPTTPKPAPAKPDTAGLAPDSLGAELIKSSGSALDDAAVRLKHSIRSIAEAPLFYYWLQGQMSQPERKLLLVRSLLALIACMVAGGLAAWGTAVLTAPFLNRLFARHTASSSAETEEGFLPSETSDEDAEQVDEEDREKATPPEQSQQHIHAERVLSRFPSILLAAIITALPVGAFLVTAGALLWLTTSPEIRGAATACIKATVFGAMVLVLGRTMLRPETKSLRLIRIPDSLAQYGYRWLRRLIIVETIGAAIAGIGASLGLYNLAVEAILKITALAIYLCLVIIILQKRVSVAKRISHGAEGRGSWAALRRTLAPIWHWPALIGLAAFWLVWALEMEDGLHRLAHGAIVTISILTAARIISLLLLGLLSRIVRPSPESRERHPEIALRADLYYPYLKRLLSAVLAVATLVILLQSWGIPTLIWFNQGAVGSRLLSALITIGVTVTLAVIIWESVNIASEKHLARLTASAQYVRSARMRTLLPMFRTALLIVILAIIIMTVLSEIGVNIAPLLAGAGIVGVAIGFGSQKLVQDLITGIFLLLENAMQVGDSVTLSGLSGTVEHLSIRTIRLRAGDGSVHIIPFSSVSTVTNANRGIGNAAISVTLALGEDTAQVSQIIRDIGAELREEEEFSDRITGDLSVFGVDKVDASGVTVTGQIPCTDTGRTPVLREFNRRMHQRFQEEGIRFAIPQQAVTLQAGNTPSATRTD from the coding sequence ATGAGTCAGAAACGCCACGGCCTGATATGGCTGCTCCCTGTCCTGCTCATGATGCTGGTGATGTGGCCAGCGTGCCTGCGGGCGGAAGATGCAGCTTCTCCGCACCCCGCCGCGTCCTCCCTGACGCCCGATCAGACCAAAGCCGCGCTTGAAGTGCTGGGGGATGCCCGCAAACGGGACGAACTCATCAGGATTCTTCAGACGCTGCCAACGGACAGAGCCGACAAGGCTTCCTCCTCTGATCGGGCACAATCAACCAAAGCGGCTGATGACAAAGCGGTCCAGGCCGACACAGCGGCTGCAACCACCACCCCGCCAGAGCAGACTAAAAAAGACGCGCCGACAACGCCGAAGCCAGCCCCTGCAAAACCCGATACAGCCGGGCTTGCTCCCGATAGCCTGGGCGCGGAGTTGATCAAATCGTCCGGCTCGGCACTGGATGATGCTGCTGTCAGGCTGAAGCATTCCATACGCTCCATCGCCGAAGCGCCGCTTTTTTATTACTGGCTGCAAGGGCAGATGAGCCAGCCGGAGCGAAAGCTGTTGCTGGTGCGCAGCCTGCTCGCACTGATTGCCTGCATGGTGGCGGGTGGTCTGGCGGCATGGGGAACTGCCGTGCTGACAGCGCCATTCCTGAACCGTCTGTTTGCCCGACATACTGCTTCATCCTCCGCTGAAACAGAAGAGGGTTTTCTTCCATCCGAAACATCGGATGAAGACGCAGAACAGGTGGATGAGGAGGATAGAGAGAAAGCAACCCCTCCCGAGCAGTCGCAACAGCATATTCATGCGGAACGGGTCCTGTCTCGTTTTCCCTCCATTCTGCTGGCAGCCATCATCACCGCCCTGCCAGTCGGTGCATTTCTGGTGACGGCAGGCGCGCTTTTATGGCTGACCACATCCCCTGAAATTCGCGGTGCTGCAACGGCCTGTATCAAGGCAACCGTTTTCGGTGCCATGGTGCTGGTATTGGGACGCACCATGCTGCGCCCGGAGACAAAATCCCTCCGGCTGATCAGGATACCGGACTCCCTCGCGCAATATGGCTATCGCTGGTTGCGACGCCTGATCATCGTCGAGACGATCGGGGCCGCCATTGCAGGAATCGGTGCCAGTCTGGGTCTGTATAATCTTGCCGTCGAGGCTATTCTCAAAATCACGGCACTGGCCATCTACCTCTGTCTGGTCATCATCATCCTGCAAAAACGGGTGTCCGTAGCCAAGCGCATCTCCCATGGTGCGGAAGGCCGGGGATCATGGGCAGCGCTGCGGCGTACTCTGGCCCCCATCTGGCACTGGCCGGCCCTGATCGGCCTCGCAGCCTTCTGGCTGGTCTGGGCTTTGGAAATGGAAGACGGCCTGCACAGGCTGGCACATGGCGCCATTGTGACGATTTCCATCCTGACAGCGGCAAGGATTATCTCGCTGCTGCTGCTCGGCCTGCTGTCACGCATTGTCCGACCATCCCCCGAGAGCCGCGAACGACATCCGGAAATCGCGTTGCGGGCGGATCTGTATTATCCCTATCTGAAACGGCTTCTCTCCGCCGTGCTGGCTGTGGCCACGCTGGTGATCCTGCTGCAAAGCTGGGGCATTCCCACCCTGATATGGTTCAATCAGGGTGCCGTCGGCAGCCGGCTTCTCTCCGCGCTGATTACCATCGGCGTGACGGTCACGCTGGCGGTGATCATCTGGGAAAGCGTCAACATCGCCAGCGAGAAGCATCTCGCCCGCCTGACCGCCAGCGCCCAGTATGTGCGCAGCGCCAGAATGCGCACCCTGCTGCCGATGTTCCGCACGGCCCTGCTGATCGTCATTCTGGCGATCATCATCATGACCGTGCTGAGCGAAATCGGCGTCAATATCGCTCCGTTATTGGCCGGTGCAGGCATTGTCGGCGTTGCCATCGGCTTCGGCTCCCAGAAACTGGTGCAGGATCTGATCACCGGCATTTTCCTGCTGCTGGAAAACGCCATGCAGGTTGGGGACAGCGTGACCTTGAGCGGCCTGTCCGGGACGGTGGAGCATCTGTCCATCCGCACCATTCGGCTGAGAGCGGGGGATGGCTCCGTGCATATCATCCCGTTCAGCTCTGTCTCCACCGTGACCAATGCCAATCGCGGTATCGGCAACGCCGCCATCAGCGTGACGCTTGCGCTGGGTGAGGATACAGCGCAGGTCAGCCAGATCATCAGGGATATCGGTGCCGAGCTGCGAGAAGAAGAAGAATTCTCCGACAGGATCACCGGCGATCTGAGCGTATTCGGCGTCGATAAAGTGGATGCTTCCGGTGTCACCGTCACAGGACAGATTCCCTGTACCGATACCGGCCGTACCCCGGTGCTGCGCGAATTTAACCGGCGGATGCATCAGCGTTTTCAGGAGGAAGGCATTCGCTTTGCCATCCCTCAACAGGCTGTGACCCTGCAAGCGGGGAATACACCCTCCGCCACCCGAACAGACTGA
- a CDS encoding 4-(cytidine 5'-diphospho)-2-C-methyl-D-erythritol kinase has translation MIVDQNAAFAPAKINLYLHVTGRRSDGYHLLDSLAVFAGACDVLRYRDGDQAVGLGLQLEGPGAETLRAEPDNLVLRAGRALAALAGIKPRGTIVLDKHLPVASGIGGGSSDAAAALRLLSRAWGVSPAAEDLHRIATSLGADVPVCLEPGTYRMRGIGERLEALPAMPEIGLLLANPGVPVSTPEVFRNREPGFTPEARLASHWPDMAALLRDLQASRNDLQPPAMRLCPAIGTLIHVLEGLPGARLTRMSGSGATCFTLFDHPDAARDAAQVLQAQSGMGGWCWGGGLYKTSSPPEKTTL, from the coding sequence ATGATTGTTGATCAGAACGCTGCTTTCGCTCCGGCAAAGATCAACCTGTACCTCCATGTGACAGGGAGGCGGTCGGACGGATATCATCTGCTCGACAGTCTCGCGGTCTTTGCCGGAGCCTGTGATGTTCTGCGCTATCGGGATGGTGATCAGGCAGTCGGGTTGGGTTTGCAGCTGGAAGGGCCGGGGGCGGAGACGCTGCGGGCCGAGCCTGATAATCTGGTGTTACGGGCGGGCCGTGCACTGGCTGCGCTTGCCGGGATCAAACCGCGCGGAACCATTGTGCTCGACAAGCACTTGCCGGTCGCATCCGGCATTGGTGGAGGCTCCTCTGATGCGGCGGCAGCGCTGCGTCTGTTGAGCCGTGCATGGGGGGTGTCTCCAGCGGCGGAGGATCTGCACCGTATTGCGACCTCGCTGGGGGCTGACGTGCCTGTCTGTCTCGAACCCGGCACCTACCGGATGCGTGGCATCGGTGAACGGTTGGAGGCGCTGCCTGCCATGCCGGAGATCGGTCTGTTGCTGGCCAATCCCGGCGTGCCGGTGTCAACGCCGGAGGTGTTTCGCAACCGTGAGCCAGGTTTCACGCCGGAGGCCAGGCTGGCATCACACTGGCCTGACATGGCGGCGCTGCTGCGTGATCTGCAAGCATCCCGCAATGACCTTCAGCCTCCTGCCATGCGGCTTTGTCCCGCCATCGGGACACTGATCCATGTTCTGGAAGGGTTGCCAGGCGCCCGTCTGACGCGCATGTCAGGCTCGGGGGCAACCTGCTTCACCCTGTTCGATCATCCCGATGCAGCGCGCGATGCCGCGCAGGTGTTGCAGGCGCAGAGTGGGATGGGTGGCTGGTGCTGGGGCGGCGGCCTGTATAAGACGTCTTCTCCGCCGGAGAAAACGACCCTGTAA
- a CDS encoding CarD family transcriptional regulator: MAVVVITKAMTDEAFAATAAQSSPAAKQFKTGDAVVYPGHGVGRVDHVGMQDVAGHKIEMIQISFAENQMTIRLPAAKVATTGLRKLSSKADAEKAIAALSGRPRISKVMWSKRAQEYQARINSGDLLALAELLRDLRRNAGSQDGSFSERQIFETALDRFASEIATVRGEDKADTSQQLIALLIKAQPASVAAAAEKAAAKDKAEAKDKDPDAED; the protein is encoded by the coding sequence ATGGCAGTCGTCGTTATCACCAAGGCTATGACCGATGAGGCGTTCGCCGCCACCGCCGCACAGAGCAGCCCTGCTGCCAAGCAGTTTAAAACCGGCGATGCGGTGGTCTATCCGGGCCATGGTGTAGGCCGTGTCGATCATGTCGGTATGCAGGATGTCGCAGGCCACAAGATCGAGATGATCCAGATATCCTTCGCTGAAAACCAGATGACCATTCGCCTGCCCGCCGCCAAGGTGGCAACGACTGGCTTGCGCAAGCTGTCCAGCAAGGCCGATGCGGAAAAAGCGATTGCCGCCCTGTCCGGCCGACCGCGAATCAGCAAGGTCATGTGGTCCAAACGGGCACAGGAATATCAGGCGCGGATCAACTCCGGCGATCTGCTGGCACTGGCTGAATTGCTGCGTGATCTACGCCGCAATGCAGGCAGTCAGGATGGCAGCTTCAGCGAGCGGCAGATTTTTGAAACCGCGCTTGATCGCTTTGCCTCCGAAATTGCCACCGTGCGCGGAGAGGACAAGGCCGATACCTCCCAGCAACTGATTGCACTGCTGATCAAAGCGCAACCTGCCTCGGTTGCCGCCGCGGCCGAAAAAGCCGCCGCCAAGGATAAAGCCGAAGCCAAGGATAAAGACCCCGATGCGGAAGACTGA
- a CDS encoding LysR family transcriptional regulator, whose translation MRVFLRVAELGSFSAAARGINMSQPMISRQIGMLEDHFGTQLVQRSTRHLHLTEEGEALREHARRILDHLDAAEEAIGRGARPPSGRVRLSSPTAFGLYLSGQMAAFHQLYPDIDVALRLSDETVNLIEDGLDLALYVGGVPETSMIVRKIGSARRLLVAAPRYMDGRAEPSSPTQLKDFDCLTYAGPGSDTAWAFITGGISSPLPVHSWFSSSSSEATRRAALAGAGIAALPHYMVEQDLQEGRLIELLPQDRMEPLAVFVAYASTRHLAPRCRVLIDFIARTFKNAPGTI comes from the coding sequence ATGCGGGTTTTTCTCCGGGTTGCCGAATTGGGCTCATTTTCCGCGGCAGCGCGGGGGATCAACATGTCCCAACCGATGATCTCCCGGCAAATCGGCATGCTGGAGGATCATTTCGGCACGCAACTGGTGCAGCGCTCCACCCGCCACCTGCATCTGACCGAGGAAGGGGAGGCCCTGCGAGAACATGCCCGCCGTATCCTCGACCATCTGGACGCCGCTGAGGAGGCAATCGGTCGGGGTGCCAGACCACCTTCCGGACGGGTGCGTCTCAGTTCCCCTACTGCATTTGGCCTGTATCTGTCGGGGCAGATGGCAGCCTTTCATCAGCTGTATCCCGATATCGATGTTGCCCTGAGGCTGAGCGACGAAACCGTCAATCTGATTGAGGATGGACTTGATCTGGCGCTGTATGTCGGTGGAGTGCCTGAAACGTCCATGATCGTTCGGAAGATTGGCAGCGCGCGGCGCCTGCTCGTTGCCGCCCCTCGCTATATGGATGGACGGGCTGAGCCTTCCTCCCCTACGCAGTTGAAGGATTTTGACTGCCTGACCTATGCCGGACCGGGCAGCGATACCGCATGGGCCTTCATCACCGGCGGCATCTCCTCGCCCCTGCCGGTCCATAGCTGGTTCTCCAGCAGCAGCAGCGAGGCCACTCGCCGTGCCGCTCTGGCGGGGGCCGGTATTGCCGCCCTGCCCCATTACATGGTGGAGCAGGATCTCCAGGAAGGGCGACTGATCGAATTGTTGCCACAGGATCGGATGGAACCATTGGCCGTGTTTGTCGCCTATGCATCAACACGCCATCTGGCTCCTCGCTGTCGGGTGCTGATCGATTTTATTGCCCGCACCTTCAAAAATGCTCCGGGAACGATCTGA
- a CDS encoding tetratricopeptide repeat protein, producing the protein MLAASLLAGCAASGVGSGSSSGIGHLLHISSSAGAHQNAAEDASARAYGDFLAGRHAALQGAFNQAADSLLQAMKADPGNRDLVRQAFIACLMAGRPEAVNLARQLPENPAAQLVLANDSVRDGDWDAASQRYAGIGQNGLTQLLQPLFSAWTQAGANRINGALKTLLPHIQGGQLQGIYALHAALIADQAGRKQEAASFYDIAAHSLGAENLRLVRIMASWQTREGHPEAAIRLLNNLGSGGEVLGMAVPALIEASAKPVVPTPADGIAEAYLALAATLRQQPEGADASRLLLRMALDLRPDFTEAKLLSADILDADKHKQGALEQLSGIRDSDPLAPLAQVRRVVLLDETGHTDQALAILDSLSKRFPSFAFPLVLRGDILRNKQQFEAALNAYDKAIALLSHPQPHDWSVFYNRGVTLERLHQWPRAEADFQKALSLSPDQAAVLNYLGYSWTEQGMHLDRARQLIQRAVEIRPNDGAIIDSLGWVLLRQGDRRAAVRYLERAAELVPNDPTINGHLGDAYWETGRKLEARYQWQRALSLNPDPTERPRLESRLEQANQDADASTTKIAP; encoded by the coding sequence TTGCTAGCAGCTAGTTTGTTAGCGGGATGTGCTGCCTCTGGCGTAGGAAGCGGGTCGTCTTCGGGGATCGGCCATCTGCTGCATATTTCATCCTCTGCGGGGGCACATCAGAATGCTGCCGAGGATGCCAGTGCACGGGCATACGGTGATTTTCTCGCCGGGCGACATGCAGCATTGCAGGGGGCTTTCAATCAGGCAGCCGATTCGCTGTTGCAGGCGATGAAAGCCGATCCGGGTAACCGTGATCTGGTAAGGCAGGCCTTTATCGCCTGTCTCATGGCCGGGCGGCCGGAGGCCGTTAATCTGGCCCGGCAACTGCCAGAAAATCCGGCGGCCCAGTTGGTACTGGCCAATGATTCCGTGCGGGATGGGGATTGGGATGCAGCATCCCAACGCTATGCGGGTATCGGTCAGAATGGCTTGACCCAGCTTCTTCAGCCTTTGTTTTCCGCATGGACACAGGCGGGAGCCAACCGCATCAATGGCGCGTTGAAAACCTTGCTGCCGCATATTCAGGGCGGCCAGCTTCAGGGTATTTACGCGCTGCATGCAGCCTTGATCGCTGATCAGGCGGGCCGGAAGCAGGAAGCGGCCTCATTCTATGACATTGCGGCCCATAGTCTGGGGGCGGAGAATCTGCGTCTGGTCCGCATCATGGCCAGCTGGCAAACCAGAGAAGGGCACCCTGAAGCCGCCATTCGTCTGTTGAACAATCTGGGAAGTGGCGGAGAGGTGCTGGGAATGGCGGTCCCTGCGCTGATCGAAGCCAGTGCGAAGCCGGTTGTCCCCACACCTGCAGATGGCATTGCCGAGGCCTATCTGGCCTTGGCCGCGACGCTGCGCCAGCAGCCGGAAGGGGCGGATGCATCCCGCCTGTTGCTGCGCATGGCTCTGGATCTGCGCCCTGATTTTACGGAAGCCAAGCTGCTCTCCGCCGATATTCTAGATGCTGACAAGCATAAGCAAGGGGCACTGGAACAGCTCAGCGGTATCAGGGACAGTGATCCGCTGGCTCCTCTGGCTCAGGTGCGTCGGGTGGTGCTGCTGGATGAAACCGGTCATACGGATCAGGCGCTGGCTATTCTTGACAGCCTGTCGAAGCGGTTCCCCAGTTTTGCATTCCCCCTGGTCCTGCGTGGTGACATCCTGCGCAACAAGCAGCAGTTCGAAGCTGCCCTGAACGCGTATGACAAGGCCATCGCTTTGCTGTCTCACCCGCAACCGCATGATTGGAGCGTGTTCTACAACCGTGGTGTGACGCTGGAGCGGCTGCATCAGTGGCCGCGGGCTGAGGCGGATTTTCAGAAGGCACTCAGCCTGTCTCCCGATCAGGCGGCCGTGCTGAACTATCTGGGATATTCCTGGACTGAACAGGGAATGCATCTGGATCGTGCCCGGCAGCTAATCCAGCGGGCAGTGGAGATCAGGCCCAATGACGGCGCGATCATCGACAGCCTTGGTTGGGTGCTGCTGCGCCAGGGGGACCGGCGCGCGGCGGTGCGTTATCTGGAACGCGCGGCGGAGCTGGTGCCGAATGACCCGACCATCAACGGGCATCTCGGCGATGCCTACTGGGAGACAGGGCGCAAGCTGGAAGCACGTTATCAATGGCAGCGTGCCCTGAGCCTCAATCCCGATCCGACCGAGCGGCCGCGGCTTGAATCGCGGTTGGAGCAGGCAAATCAGGATGCGGATGCGTCCACGACCAAAATTGCCCCCTGA
- the cysD gene encoding sulfate adenylyltransferase subunit CysD: MTATKAATLDPSSPLKRLEDESIHIIREVVAEARHPVMLYSIGKDSSVLLHLARKAFYPMPMPFPLLHIDTKWKFREMIAFRDRIAKEYGLKLVVHTNEEGRAAGINPFDHGASIYTQVMKTEALKQALKAGGYDFAFGGARRDEEKSRAKERVVSIRSASQTWDPKAQRPELWDLYNTRLGPGETARVFPLSNWTEMDVWEYIRAENIPIVPLYYAAERPVLERDGTLIMVDDDRIDLKPGEEIRPRMVRFRTLGCWPLTGALESTVTDIDGVIEELSNAAVSERGGRIIDRDESASMEHKKREGYF; this comes from the coding sequence ATGACCGCCACGAAAGCTGCCACGCTCGATCCGTCCTCCCCGCTGAAGCGATTGGAAGATGAAAGCATCCACATCATCCGTGAGGTGGTTGCGGAAGCACGCCACCCCGTGATGCTGTATTCGATCGGCAAAGACAGTTCCGTGCTGCTGCATCTGGCGCGCAAGGCGTTCTACCCGATGCCGATGCCGTTCCCGCTGCTGCACATCGATACCAAATGGAAGTTCCGGGAGATGATCGCCTTCCGCGACCGGATCGCCAAGGAATACGGTCTCAAACTGGTTGTGCATACCAATGAGGAAGGCCGTGCGGCGGGAATCAATCCGTTCGACCATGGTGCATCCATCTACACGCAGGTCATGAAGACTGAGGCGTTGAAGCAGGCTCTGAAAGCAGGCGGCTATGATTTCGCGTTCGGTGGTGCCCGCCGTGACGAGGAAAAAAGCCGTGCCAAGGAGCGTGTTGTGTCAATCCGCAGTGCAAGCCAGACATGGGATCCGAAAGCGCAGCGCCCTGAATTGTGGGATCTGTATAATACCCGCCTCGGCCCGGGGGAGACGGCGCGCGTTTTCCCTCTGTCCAACTGGACGGAAATGGATGTGTGGGAATACATCCGGGCTGAGAACATTCCGATCGTGCCGCTATATTATGCGGCTGAGCGTCCTGTGCTTGAGCGGGATGGCACACTGATCATGGTCGATGATGACCGGATCGATCTGAAGCCGGGTGAGGAAATCCGCCCACGCATGGTGCGTTTCCGCACGCTGGGTTGCTGGCCGCTGACTGGGGCGCTTGAAAGCACGGTCACGGATATTGATGGCGTCATCGAAGAGCTGTCCAATGCCGCGGTTTCAGAGCGCGGTGGTCGCATCATTGATCGCGATGAAAGCGCTTCGATGGAACACAAGAAGCGCGAGGGTTATTTCTGA